taaacatttatgaaaagcATGGTTTGTATAAGAACTTGAAATCATGTTTATCAAACCATTTTACGAGCTATTGCTTGTAAAGCCTGAAAACTTGTTTAACAATAACATTTAGAAATCAATGTGTTACCCACAAGTTATTGCTTGTAAAGCATGAAATCATGATGTTACACACAATCACTTGAATATAGCCTTGTTCTCCAGAATTTCTCCTAATCCTCTTTGTcttgaaaattcatattttatccttaattaattccttgaacatgaaaatattcaaaagtttctttaaaaatctaaaaaaaaatatcataacaGCCCAAAACAACTCGAAAACAACCCAACGGTGCCCATTGACATGATGAGTGAGGCTGGCTGCCTGCTAACCTTACTGAGGTGGGGCATGTGCCACGTGCTAACCTTGCAATGGGGTTGCCACGTGTGTGCTTATCGCCTACCCAGTGCCCCTCGCGTGCATGGCACACACGTTGGTGCTCCCTGGCCCGCATACCATGTGTCGTGCTAACCTCTTAAGGCAGGGTCATTTGACCAACCTGAGCGCATGCATTGCGACTCGGCTGTGCCATGAACTTTGTCATGTGCGTGCAATCTGACCTAAAGTAACCTCTACGACCAAAATGCATGCTCATCTCGCCCATACATGCATGATTCACTGCCACTACCTAGAACATTGTTTTACCTCCTGAATCATGACTcatctttgaaaaatcataacttaAAATCCATAACTATTTTGACAAAACTTCTTTCTACAAAATATCGTGTGGACGAACACGTCATTGAGTGTAGGAAAGAAGTTGATCCTACAATAGTGGAAAGACCAAATGTTCTTCATGTCGCAGAAAATGTAATAAACAATGAAGAGATGACGAACAATCATCACATCAAAGTGGGTCAAACGATGatcaataacaatattttttttacgtaTACCCACGTTTAGTCAGTTTTCTATACATTAATTACGTTGTGATGCTCACATTTGTTTAACgtttgttgatttttatatttacagAAATATAGTTTAACTTTTTGAGTAGTACGCATGAGAAAAACTATTTCCTTAATCTAGACGCATTGGATAACGTGGGTGGTTCGTCGTCAGTAGGCAACACTTCAGGTTTTTAATACCTAgcattttcaatataatctCTCTCAATTGTCTTTAAGTTATGCTTATTGTATCTAATAACGATCATTTTCAGTAGATCCCTCTCATCTGGCTCCTACTCCACTGCGACGAGAGTATGATGACATTCTCAAAACATAGATGTCGAGCGGTATATACAGCAGAATGTGAGAATTTCCATTTCAATGCCCTCTAGAGGGGACAGACCTGTCTTGGTACACGCCCCTCATTTCAGTTGCATAATTGATGTGTTGACACGAGACACATTTCTTATTCAGATCCTGAAGTGGGCAGATGTACCACAAGAGTACATCAAGGTCGTCAAAGACGGCCTAATAGTAAGTTTGtaaattcataaacatttatatatgtttttattccCTATAAAAGCTATACTAACTAGaaacatatttcttttgtaataatttttcgtGTTTGGTTTAAACGATCTAGCACTTAATCGGTTTGTTGAATATCAAATGCTCACCGTGTGGAAGGAATTCAAGACAAGTAACCATCgacaatttaagaaatttggcAGTCCTAAAGAAGTACGAGCAAACCCACCTCGGAGATTGGTCAATCAAGTGGAAGATTGGCACTCTCTCTTTAACTACTACATCTCTCGACAGTTTTAGATGATTTATATAGTTTTACGTTGAAATtgattaacatttatttatttaatttgtttgaaagtaTAACGTTTtgatcatcatcatttttgAAATGTATGAGCGATCAAATGTGTGCAAGGTTGTTAGGGTGCAATAGTCTTACAATCATAGGAGCGACACAAAGTTGTTTCTTTAGAGACAAATAGAGCTCAGTGAACAACACGGTCGTTCAATGGACCGTGTCGAGCTATTCAGAGATACGCACGTCGGTAATAGTGGTGAGTTCATTTCACCAGCAGTAGATGACGCTTTTGTAAgtttaagaaaactttatgttttgttatactttcaattctgtttttaagtttgatcatctctcaaatttaattataagcTTTTATTGTACAAAATTAAATGGTGGAACTTCAGTCTTAGCCCGTCCCAGAGGGTTCTCAACCACTAATTGAGAACGAGATATGTGAGACAGTTTTGGGTAGACGACCTGACTACTCAAAAGGTCTTGGTTGGGCCCAAAACCCAAGTTTAGGATTGgtacttcatcttcttcttccgcTATGTATGACCACCAATCACACATAGCGGAGGTTCCTGCTGGCATCATCCACGATGTCGCGGTAACCTTTCTCAACGTAGGTGAGGGTTTTCGACGATGTATTGCTGCTATGggaaaaaaacttatttcttgtagtgaaaaCACATTCATACGCTTTATTGgctaattttcttctctttggaTCAGGTATTCTAACATAGGCTAGATAGCCTCGAGTTCTAAGATAAGACATGTTTGGTGTTTTATTCTTAAGGACTTCGTATGGTAAgatttattgtttgatttaagaATCCTATTAAGAACATAATTAATAGTCTTAATTATTTCACCCCAGCAAGATGGTGCTGCTCCCGATTCAAGTAAGATAGTAACTACTAACTTCGTTAgtgttttattctttctttatgcTTTTCCATTCATTTCAGGAGAATAAGGTGCAGTAGTTTTGTGTATTATTCCTTTTGAGTTATAAAACTCATTGAAGGCAACTGAATCATATTCAGTTCCTCTATCACTACGAAATctcttaattcttttgttaaacTAATTCTCTATTTCAGTTATATACAACTTGAACATGTCAAAGgcatcatttttatttttaagcagATAAATAAAAGTGTAGTTGGAACGACCATCTATAAAAGTTATTACATACCTTTTACTGTTCTTAGTTAATGTGTCATCAAATTCACATAAGTTAGAGTGTATTAATTCTAAAGGCTCTGCTACTCTAGTTACAGACTTATGCAAAGTTTTTGTTATCCTATTGACTACAATATgcatatttctcaaattcatgCATAGATAACTTCGGTATAAGATTTAACCTACTCATGTTGCCAATTAGTCTCTTATTAACATGAAAAAATCTAGtatgtaaaaaattaaaagaagacaACATGTAAGCAAAAGTTAAATTCATtcgtttataaatttagtttaaacaTGCCTTCTATCGCGTAGCCCTTTTCCACAAAAACATTGTTTTTagttaaagtaaataaatttgacCCTATAGTTTGCGAGAAGCCAGCTTTGTTGAGAAAATATCCAGAGACTAAATTCTTTCGAATTTCAAGCGTGCGAAGAACTTCCTTCTACACAAGTGTTTTGCCAGTTGTGAATTTCAGTTCTACTTCTCTAACGCCTGCTACCTTAATTGTGTGCTTATCTCCTAAAAAGATATTCTTATCCTTTATCTCGttataatttctaaataaactAAGGTTATGACAGACATGGCGAGATGCACCTGTGTCTAGCCACCAACCTTCGGTCCCTCTAATGACATTAACTTCAAAAATCATAGCTACATATTCATCTTCTACCAGGTTCGCCTGCGCAGCAGAACACTTCCTATTTCTACAATTTTTAGCTAAGTTTTCAGGCTTATTACAATTGTAGCAAACAATTTGTACCGTACTTCTGGATTGGGGTCTTTGCAAGTTGTTTTGCTTGTTGAATTCGCATTTCATTTGATTTCCTTTAGGCTTCAAATCTGGTTTCAACACTGTGTTTGACTTCTTTCTAGGAATTGCGTTCACCTCTTCTTTTTGGTCATGTCATCTTGCCTCTTCCTCAATCCTTAATCATGTGATGAGGCTTTCCAACGAGAACTCCTTGGTTTTGTGCCttagagtattttttaaatccttCCATAGATGAggtaatttattaataataaccGCAACTTGAAATTGATCATCAAGCGACATACCTTCGCTTATGATCTCATGTGCTATCTTTTAAATCTAATGCCATTGAGCCTCCACTGATCTGTCATCAGTCATTTGATAACGCAAGTATCGGCTTACCACATACTTCTTAGATCCATCTTTCTCAGTGTCATACTTCTTAGATCTATCTTTCTCAGTGTCATACTTCTTTTGTAACACACCCCAAACTTCTTTCGCAGTAGACATTGTGCTGTAATAATCATACAACTCATCAGTAAGACCATTAAGTATTAAATTCTTACACATAAAATTGGTTTCTGACCACGCGGTATGAGTTTTGACATGCTCCTCAGTTCGATTGGACTCTAGGATTTTTGGTCCTTTAGAGGTACATGCGGTAGCCACCTTCTtcaaagtaagaaaaaacatattttgtttccACCTCTTAAAATTTGCTCcttcaaaatgaaaaggacGGTTGAGGTCAGAGGAACTCAAATCACCTTGGAATGATCCGGCCATCACAGCAGATTGATATGtcttaaaattgttgttgCAGTTCGCCATTTATCTCACTTAAGGTACCGTTTCTTGCATAGTCAAGTCACGCATTGATTATCTCGCCAAGTGGACAAAACACCTAGTGGTCAGAACGCAAAGCTAGAAAACAAAGATGGGTTAAGAAATGGTTGAGTTGCGGATCACGCTCTCTATAAGACGTTTCGCGACTCTGCTCCTTTATGCAAACAGAATTATTGCCTCGCCGTGTCCAGGATAAAATAGCTTTTGctcttcaattgattttgcataaaaatcaattagaaTCTCAACACTCAGataaacacttaaaatttCTCGATAAACTCAAAAGAATAAGTTTTAGAGAGAGCTTTCTTACTTATGAAAATATCTCCTGCATCTTATGAAAGAATGAAGGAAATGTATATATAGTATGAGGGAATTGATAGATCGttggaaattaatttgtaacatttttatttatggagGAGTGATGTTGacttattaaatacaaaatagtaATAACACGTGTGATTCTTTTTAATCATGTGATAAAGATCATGACTTTAATATGTCTCATCATGTCTGACCATCTCATCTGGTATGTCAACTAATGCAATGAGATGTTCTAACATTCCGCGTAGCTATCTCGCATAGCTCATGTTATCGAATAGTCATGATCAATATTACATagttaaaaactaaaacaggAAAGACTCTCAAGTTTTCATTCTCATAGTGTTTGAACATATCTATCGCATAGCTTAGTCTTCTCGCATCTCTCAAGAATTAGCTTTTAAAACACGTTTGAATCATAGCTATACCGcataacttgtttttcttgcttaaagaatttttcattcaacaaaaaacataaaatcaaataataaatatttttttgtcgataatcattaattttattttgagtgcTAACAAATTACATGACCTCAACGAAAActcaataaataaagaagtttcTACTCATTTTGAATGTTCAATAAGTACAAAAGTTAATTAGAGAGAACTCCACAAACTATTAGAAGACTTTCTAAGCTCCTAAACGTCAAACACCCGTAtgctattttaatttgaaagctagggtaaacaataatttaattgtcGAAACTATTGTATGATTTACTTTAACAAGAAGAAGTAAATTTAGacatttaattgaaaatataaggACTCATTCTAAAGTTGAGATCAAAGTAGTATGTTTGGGTGAAagaaaatatgggttgagATAGGATAAGAAGATAGATAAggtgacttttttttttctttaaactttgatttggtttaaaaaaagagacattttaaaaaatagcaaaataaatcaaaatatttacatttatagTAGAATTTActatagattataaatatttcgtaaaatttactatttttaaaaaatttccttaaaagaatttaatacaatattaaaCTAGaaggtatttttcttttcttgaaaaaggaaaaaggaaaaagaaaaagaaagagaagtggaGTGGAGAGGAGAGGGACTTAGAGCATAGTGCACAATGCAACACTTCGGTAGATGCTTGCttccattttagttttcatgcaaaccatttttcatttcttaaactcactgtttttctttcataatcgcaaaccatttttcatttcaaccaTTCATCTTTCGCAATTCAAGATCCATTGAAATAAACTCTGCCTCTCAACTTCATTCTACATCTGAATGTCGTCGATCTTCCCATTTCCCTTCAAAATCCCTCGATTTATTATCTgggtttctcttttttctctctcgaCACGTTACTCAAAATCAATCAATGGAGCTTCAAATTCAAGATCATCAAGAACAGAAGCAGCACCTTTGTAAGCTCTGCAACAAGAGCTTCTCAAATGGCAAAGTCTTAGGCGGCCACATGAGGTCTCATCGCACCAGCCAAAATCCACCCAAAAAGCGCAAAAAGAACTCAATCTCCGGTTCCTATAGCCTGAGAGAAAACCCCAAAAAGTCTTGGAAATTTTCAGCTCCAAATGGGGAAAGTGGCGAAAACCCTCCGCAAGAAAATCACTGCAAAATCTGCGGCAAAGGGTTCGAATCCTCTAAGGCTCTGTTTGGGCATATGAGGCATCATTctggaagaagaaaggaacCGAGTCGCCGATGTAAAGAATGTAATAAGGAGTTCGAAAATCTTAAATCTCTCACTTCACATATGAAGTCTCATTGTCAATCGTCAGTTATTGGCACCGACCAATCGGAGGGCGAAACTCTGGGGCTTTTGCGGCGGAAGAGATCCAGAAGGACGAGGTTTAAGTTAAGTGGTTCAAATTACCCttattgttcttcttcttctgatttgattgaatattcatcttcttctgtTGTTGATGGAATAGAACATGATGTTGAAGAGTTAGCTCTCTCTTTGTTGATGCTGTCCAAAGGGGTGGGTAATTTTGGGGCTGAGTTTAGTTCTGAATCTAATGGGGGTCATTTTCGTTGTTTTGAATCTAAATCACCATTGTATAGAACAGGtcattttgaagaagaaaaagatagagtTACAATGGAGTTCCAAGAAGTTGGGAGGTATTATGCTGGGGTTGAATTGGGGATGCCAAAGCTTAAAGATGCTGATGAATGTGAAATGGGATTTTGTGAAATTGGGATGAAAAATGAACTGAAATCTTTAAAGAAAGGTGAGATTGAAGATTTTTGTATGGAAGCATGTGAAGAAGTAGTTGGAGAAATGGAGGAGGGAAAACATCAATGTGATGTGTGCTTAAAGGTGTTTGGATCAGGGCAGGCATTGGGGGGCCACAAGCGAGCTCATCTTTTGAAACCCAATTTAATGGagcttgaagaagatgatgaaaatcaaaatcaagatgaagaagaggatgatgatgatgatgatgatgatgatgatgatgatgatgatgatgagttCAAGATATGGTGGAAAGgtgatgatgaaaatgaacaACAGCAGCAGATGGTGGCTTTGGTTTCTTCAAACTGACTCCATTTCTCTTCATCACGTAAATAtcaattgaatattttgattttgctCCCTCTGTTTTCATGCTTTAGTTCCatttcaaccattttgttgatgatttgccaattttttttttgttttctttcggtttttgtttttttggtttggaTATGGTACATATAGTTTCAACAGTGATAGAGATGAGTGGATTGATGCAATTCTTTCTGTATATTTGGGATTGTAATATGACTGTTTTCTTGCCATTTTGATCTATATCATTTCTGAGAAATTTTCATCCTTGCCATTTTTTTGTAAAGTCCATCCATAAAtacattgatatgttataattAGAACTATCCTAACATCATAAATTACTGTTTTCTTTCCTGAAAAttttatgagaaaaatatatgatttttttaaaaacataaccttgactaaaaaaaatatttccaccgtatagaacaattttgaaacaaaaaaagtcaACTATCCACGACTTGGTTACGGTCCAAATGATCTTGtacaaatctaaatgatataTTACATATAGTGATCTATCTCTATGGGTGTGTGTACcaatattaaccaactaaaaTAGAGTGTAACTAAGTAACGAGactatatattacatatagtGATCCATCTCTATCAATATTAGATTTGGtcaagtttataaataatagatagTTACGTCCGAAGATCTCGGAAGATATGAGGAAATGGTGTGTAATTTTCAAGTAATATGGTTTTTCGTGTAGATTTGGGCTTTTAAGGGCATTGGGTATTACATAATGCTCTCGAAGTATGTGCAACTTTGATAACTTTGATGCTACGTTTTCATCTTCCAACGAAATCTATATTTTACTTTGATAATACTaaactttcttaattttgcaataatattttttgggtggtaaacattttttctgtaatttttataaattaagtttattttcttttcttttttactttgaatcttattttgtttcaaaattttgcttgGTTTCTTAAGCAATTGGCATAAGAtagtaaagaaataaagatgGAGGTGAAAGAGTTGTTTATTAATATGGTAACCTTAATGGTGCTCTTCTTGTTACTACATGGACCAAAAATATCTATTTGTACCCACCTCTTATTcgatttcttttattttttcttttcttttgttttaatctaTGACCTAACActactctttttctttgtgtaAACCCCGAACCCTAAGAAACTTGGgtttttcaaaagattttaaaaggCTAGTTTTGAGTGAAGTTAAGTTGGAATGGTAAGTATCTCATGGTAggtagaaagaaagaaaaaaagctaaGAAGGAATGgttaaaaagtaaagaagGATAAGTTGTAATGAGGGAAAAATTGGCTAAAAGTCCCACAAGGTAGGTGTTTTGGGCTTGGCGGGAGgcaacaaaagaagaagtaaaTAACCTCCAAAGAGGCTCTCTAGGCATTTAGACAATGGTCGGCGCCAAGCTCGAATTGGTGGGTGTGACTGAGAAGGTTGAGATAACCTCCAAGTATGCTTGGCGAGATGACATTGGCAAGTGAGAGGGGTTGTCTTTAGAGCTTAGTTGGGCATATAAGCTTGGCGAGGAAGCTTCCTTAGAGGTTAGCGAGACGTGGAAAATGGACGTGGAGTCATGAGCATGTGAGATGAGGCTTGTGACTAAGGCAAAGAAAGTTAGCAAGGCATTCCAAACACTCAAGGCATTTTGGTTAGGCGTTTTGAGTGAGGTTGAGCGAGATGGTAAGTCGGTTAAGAGAATTTCACGTGTCATTTGCATGTCTAGGTTAAATTTTGGCAGGCAGAAGGTGTCAAGAATTTTTCATGTAAGGCTTAGTATAAATAGGTCACTTCAGGATGCAATTTATCTCAATTTACTTGTGCGTTTTGGCTAAAATCactctcaaaatttcaaaaaaattgagtcTATTTTCTAATATGGGGTTGCAAGTTAAATTTGAGAGGAGAAAAGCTAAGTTTGAGTTGAAAGGAAAGCGAAATGTCATTTTTGGAAGATATTTGAGCAGTCTTTACTCTAAGGAGGCTACAAAACGCAATTTGTGGAGTTTTTGGCTAAAATTTTTAGGTAAGAAAGTTAAGATACTTTTTAGAAACTTTGTGAaaggaaatattttcatttgagttcTGGATTTTAAGATATTAACCTCTATAGTAGAGTTAAGGTTTTTGCCGAAATTTGAGTTCTAGGGAGTGTTGGTGGCTGGCCGAGTGACAAGGTTTGCAAACGAAGCCAGTGTagatttttagtttgaaagaGGTTAGCTTAGTGTGGATGGGCTTGTGTTGGACGTGCAGCTTGTGCAAGTTAAGCAACGCTCAAGGAGCGTGTGACTAAGGAGGCATGTGGCAAGCCATGCGCGTGAAGGGGGCTACGTGGGATGCAAGGCACTCGACTATGTGAGGCA
This is a stretch of genomic DNA from Cucumis sativus cultivar 9930 chromosome 4, Cucumber_9930_V3, whole genome shotgun sequence. It encodes these proteins:
- the LOC105435200 gene encoding zinc finger protein ZAT1, yielding MELQIQDHQEQKQHLCKLCNKSFSNGKVLGGHMRSHRTSQNPPKKRKKNSISGSYSLRENPKKSWKFSAPNGESGENPPQENHCKICGKGFESSKALFGHMRHHSGRRKEPSRRCKECNKEFENLKSLTSHMKSHCQSSVIGTDQSEGETLGLLRRKRSRRTRFKLSGSNYPYCSSSSDLIEYSSSSVVDGIEHDVEELALSLLMLSKGVGNFGAEFSSESNGGHFRCFESKSPLYRTGHFEEEKDRVTMEFQEVGRYYAGVELGMPKLKDADECEMGFCEIGMKNELKSLKKGEIEDFCMEACEEVVGEMEEGKHQCDVCLKVFGSGQALGGHKRAHLLKPNLMELEEDDENQNQDEEEDDDDDDDDDDDDDDDEFKIWWKGDDENEQQQQMVALVSSN